In Rhodanobacter humi, the genomic stretch GCCGGGCGAATGCCCGGCCATCGTCGTTTCGGCGCCGTCATTCCCGCAGTTGCGCGGCTATCAGCCGCATCAACCGCCCCACCGCGCCGCGCTCGCGCTCGAACACCTGCTGTGCGGCCTGGCCCATCGCGCGCCGTTGCGCGTCGTCGCGCAGCAGGCGCAGCACCGCCTCGCCCAGCGCGCTGCTGTCCGGCACGCGCAGCGCGCCGCCATCCTCGATCAGGCTGGTGGTGATCTCCTCGAAGTTGAAGGTGTACGGCCCCACCAGCACCGGCGTGCCCAGCGCGGCCGGCTCCAGCACGTTGTGGCCGCCGATCGGCACCAGGCTGCCGCCCACGAAGGCCAGCCCCGCGGCCGCATAGAACGGCATCAGCTGGCCCATCGCATCGATCACGAACACCTGGTTCGACGGCGCCGGCATGCCGTCGGCGCCATAGCTGCCGGCGGCGAATCCCAGGCTGCGCACGGCATGTTCCACCGGACGGAAGCGCTCGGGGTGGCGCGGCGCGATCAGCAGCAGCGCGTCGGGCAGCCGCTTCAGCACCGCGAGGTGCGCCTCCAGCACGGACTGCTCCTCGCCCTCGTGGGTGCTGGCGGCGATCCACACCGGTCGCCGCGCGCCCCAGTGCTCGCGCAGGCGCGCGCCGTCCGCCAGCGCCTCCTGCGGCACCGGCATGTCGTACTTCAGGTTGCCACCGACCATGACGCGCTCGGCCGCCGCACCGATCAGGCGGTAGCGCGCGGCGTCCGCGCGGGATTGCGCGACCACCAGATCCACGCAGCCCAGCGCCGCGCGCACCATGCCGCGCAAGGGCCGCGGCCGGTAACCGCGCAGCGAGCGCTCGGACAAGCGCGCGTTGACGATCATCAGCGGGACGCCGCGGCGCCGGCAGGCGAAGTACAGGTTCGGCCAGATCTCGGTTTCCACGATCAGCGCCAGCCGTGGGCGCACGCCCCGGAGGAAACGGTTCACCGCATACGGCAGATCGTAGGGCAGGTAGACGTGGAACACGCCGTCGCCGAACAGCTGCTGCACGCGCGCGGTGCCGGTGGGTGTCACCGTGGTCACCACCAGCGGCGCGTCGGGGTAGTCGCGCCGGAGCGCCTTGATCAGCGGCTCGGCCGCGTTCACCTCGCCCACCGACACCGCATGCACCCACAGGCTGCCGCGCAGTTCCGGCGGCGCCTTGAAGAAGCCGAAGCGCTCGGCCCAGCGCCAGTAGTACGGCCGCGAGCGGAAACCGCGCAACGCCAGCCGCA encodes the following:
- the waaA gene encoding lipid IV(A) 3-deoxy-D-manno-octulosonic acid transferase; this translates as MYLVTPLIVLRLALRGFRSRPYYWRWAERFGFFKAPPELRGSLWVHAVSVGEVNAAEPLIKALRRDYPDAPLVVTTVTPTGTARVQQLFGDGVFHVYLPYDLPYAVNRFLRGVRPRLALIVETEIWPNLYFACRRRGVPLMIVNARLSERSLRGYRPRPLRGMVRAALGCVDLVVAQSRADAARYRLIGAAAERVMVGGNLKYDMPVPQEALADGARLREHWGARRPVWIAASTHEGEEQSVLEAHLAVLKRLPDALLLIAPRHPERFRPVEHAVRSLGFAAGSYGADGMPAPSNQVFVIDAMGQLMPFYAAAGLAFVGGSLVPIGGHNVLEPAALGTPVLVGPYTFNFEEITTSLIEDGGALRVPDSSALGEAVLRLLRDDAQRRAMGQAAQQVFERERGAVGRLMRLIAAQLRE